The Mesorhizobium koreense genome includes a window with the following:
- a CDS encoding carbohydrate ABC transporter permease, translated as MATLHTRASARLMMSPAVILLFVWMIVPLAMTLYFSFLSYNLLTPGAHNFIGFLNYSYFLTDPAFLMAIGNTLLIVVGVLLITVIGGILLALVLDQPFWGQGIVRLLVIAPFFVMPTVSALVWKNMFMNPVYGLFAWIARGLGITPVDWLADVPLFSIILIVAWQWLPFATLILLTALQSLDGEQKEAAEMDGAGAVSRFIYIVLPHLSRAITVVILIQTIFLLSVFAEILVTTNGGPGIQSTNLTYLVYAQALLQFDVGGASAGGIIAVVLANIVAIFLIRLIGKNLDR; from the coding sequence ATGGCCACGTTGCACACCCGCGCCAGCGCCCGCCTGATGATGTCGCCGGCCGTCATCCTGCTGTTCGTCTGGATGATCGTGCCGCTGGCGATGACCCTCTATTTCTCGTTCCTGAGCTACAATCTGCTGACGCCAGGCGCGCACAACTTCATCGGCTTCCTCAACTACTCCTATTTCCTCACCGACCCGGCCTTCCTGATGGCCATCGGCAACACGCTCCTGATCGTCGTCGGCGTGCTGCTTATCACCGTCATCGGCGGCATCCTTTTGGCCCTCGTGCTTGACCAACCCTTCTGGGGGCAGGGCATCGTGCGCCTGCTCGTCATCGCGCCGTTCTTCGTCATGCCCACCGTCTCGGCGCTGGTGTGGAAGAACATGTTCATGAACCCGGTCTATGGCCTCTTTGCCTGGATCGCGCGCGGGCTGGGCATTACGCCCGTCGACTGGCTGGCCGACGTACCGCTCTTCTCCATCATCCTGATCGTTGCCTGGCAGTGGCTGCCCTTCGCGACGCTCATCCTGCTGACGGCGCTGCAGTCGCTCGACGGCGAGCAGAAGGAAGCCGCCGAGATGGACGGCGCCGGCGCCGTCTCGCGCTTCATCTATATCGTGCTGCCGCACCTTTCGCGCGCCATCACTGTCGTCATCCTCATCCAGACGATCTTCCTGCTTTCTGTCTTCGCCGAGATCCTGGTGACGACCAATGGCGGCCCCGGCATCCAGAGCACCAACCTCACCTATCTGGTCTATGCGCAGGCGTTGCTGCAGTTCGACGTCGGCGGCGCCTCGGCGGGCGGCATCATCGCCGTCGTCCTCGCCAATATCGTCGCCATCTTCCTCATCCGTCTGATCGGCAAGAACCTC